ATCGAGGTGGCCTTGTCGATGAAGAGGATCCCGTCGAGGTGGTCGATCTCGTGTTGGAGGCAGCGGGCCAGGATCCCCTCTCCCTCGATCCACTTCCGGTGGCCGCTGCCGTCGAGTGCCTCGACCTTGACCTTCTCGGCCCGGGGCACCTCGCCGGACATGCCCGGCAGGCTCAGACACCCCTCCACGGCCGTGGCCGTCCCTTCGGCCTGGACGATCCTCGGGTTGACCAATTCGATCAACCCGTCGCCCACGTCGATGACCACCATCGCCTTATCCAGGCCGATCTGGGGAGCGGCGAGGCCGATCCCCTTGGCCGCGTAGAGGGTCTCGCTCATCTGGTCGAGGACCTTCCGGACCGCGGCGTTGACCCTCCGGACCGGTTTGGCCTTCTCGCGTAGGACGGGATCATCGAACTTACGGATCTCAGCTTCGGCCATCGGGGGCACGTTCTCCCTTCACCTTGGCACGGATTGTCGACCCGGTGGATCGGCGATTTTCAGTGGGTCAAAGGGATTGGCGCTCACAGAAGGTCTTGGGGGTCGATGTCAACGGTCACTCGGAGTTCGCCCGCCCCCCGGCGGTGACGGGCCTCATCCTGGGCCGTCCGGAGGAGGGCCTCAAGGTCGGCCCCGGGGCCGCTCTTCAATAGGATCTGCCAGCGAAAACGCCCACGAAGGCGGGCGAAGGGGGCCGGCGCCGGACCGAGGACCTCGGTCGCCTCGCCGGCCGCCGCCTTGACCCTATCGGCCAGGTCCTGGGCCGCATCGATGACGGGCTGCTCCCTGACCCCGCTGACGATGATCACGCCGAGGCGGGTGAAGGGCGGGTAGCCGAGGCCCCTGCGGACCTCGAGCTCGGCCGCGTAGAAGGCCTCGAAATCCTGCTCCTTGGCCCGGAGTAGGCTGTAGTGTTCGGGCTGGTAGGTCTGGAAGACGACCTCACCCGGGTCGCCCCGGCCGGCCCGCCCGGCGACTTGGGTCAAGAGCTGGAAGGTCCGCTCGGCCGCCCGGAAGTCGGGCAGGTTCAAGGCGGTGTCGGCGGCGACCGCCCCGACCAGGGTCACCCTTGGGAAGTCGAGGCCCTTGGCGACCATCTGCGTACCGACCAGGACATCTACTTCGCCATCCCGGAACGAGCGGAGGATGGCCGCATGGGCCCCCTTGCGGGTCACCGCATCAGCGTCCAGCCTGGCCACACGGGCCGTCGGGAAGAGCTTCTTGACCTCGTCGGCGATCCGCTCCGTGCCGGCCCCGAAGTAACGGATGTACGAGCTCCCGCAACGCGGGCAGACGTCGGGCACCGGACGGACAAAATCGCAGTAGTGGCAGCGGAGCTCCGGGCCGGCCGGTCCGGTGCTGTGGAGGGTCAGAGCGACGTCGCAATTGGGGCAACGCGCGGAGTAGCCGCAGGACCGGCAGAGGACGAAGGTCGAGAACCCGCGCCGATTCAAGAAGAGGATGGTCTGTTCCCGGCGGGCCAACCGCTCGGCCAGCTTCTCCCGGAGGGTGAGGGATAGCACGCTCTTGTTGCCGGCGGCCAGCTCGGCCCGCATGTCGACGAGGCTCACCCCCGGTAGCGGTCGGCCGCCGATCCTCGTCGTCAGCCGAAGCAGCCGATACCGGGGGGCTGGCCCGGCGGCCGCGAAGTAGCTCTCCAGGGACGGCGTCGCGCTGCCCAGGAGGAGGACCGCGCCGTGCTCCTCGGCCCGGTGCTCGGCCACCCCCCTGGCACTGTAGCGAGGGTCGTCTTCCTGCTTGTAACTGCCCTCGTGTTCCTCGTCCAGAACGATCAGGCCGAGCTCGCGGAAGGGCGCGAACACCGCTGAACGAGCGCCGACGGCCACTCTTACCTTGCCGCCGTATATCCGCCGCCATTCGTCGTACCGTTCGCCGTTCGACAGCCGGCTATGGAGCACGGCCACGTCGTCGCCGAAGCGGGCCCGGAAGCCGACCACCGCCTGGGGCGTTAAGGCGATCTCCGGCACAAGGTAGATGGCTGAGCGCCCGCCGGCCAGGGCGGCTTCGACCGCCCGCAGGTAGACCTCGGTCTTGCCGCTCCCGGTCACCCCGTGCAGCAGGAAGCGCTCCGACCGGCGATTCCGGATCGCCTCAGCGATTGATTTTATCACAGTTCCCTGGGCTTGAGTAGGGACCACCGAGGCCGCCGCTTGGTCGGTCCAGGCGACCTCCGGACCGCGCCGCCGCTCGCACCGTTCGACCCTGAGGAGCCCCTTGGCGACCAGGGAGGCCAGGACCGCAGGGCCGACCCCGGCCATCGTCTTGATCTCCGCGGCGCTGCTCGGGAGACCCCGGTCAGCCAGTGTCTTGAGGACCCGCGCCTGCTTCGGCGCCCGGCGGAGGGTCGCCTCAGCCGCCTGGACGGCTTCGCCCTCGCTGACGGCCAGAGCGTAGAGAGTCTCCAGAAGGGGACCGACGCCCTTGCGCCAGACTGATTCCTTCAAGACCGTGCCCTGTCCGCTCAGGAGCTTGACGATGGCCGTGGGGTCCTTCACCCCGGCCGCCTCACCCAGCCGCTCGATGGTCATGGGTCCTTCGGCCACAAGGGCTCTGATCACCCTGGATTGACCGGGGGCCCTGGCTTCGACGGCGTCGGCCCGCGCCGACGCGGTCGTCTCGTCCACCGCCAGCTGGATCACGCTTTCGACTCTGGTCCGCGGTCCCGGGGGCATGATCACGTGGAGGGCGTCGGGGTAGGAGCACAGGTAGCGCTGGGCAAGCCAATCGATGAGGCGGCGCATCTCCTCGGTCAGGGGTGGGTAGGCGTCATCGACGGCGATGACCTCACGGACCTCGCTGACGGCTGGAGTCGTTGGGCGGGCGAAGACGAACCCCATGGCCCGCCGCCCCCGAAAGGGCACGCGAACGCAGACCCCGACCACCGCCGCCTCGTCCAGCGAGGGTGGGACGGCATAGTCGAAGAGTCCCTCACCCGCCGGGACCGGTACATCCACCAGGACGGTCGCGTAGCCCATCAGTTCAACACCCATCGGACGATGATAAAAGGAAAACCCCGAAGAGAGCCTTCGGGTGTTCCATGTGTGCGAGACCTTGGGTCCAAGACGATGCTGGCTACTTGACGCCGGCCTTCGTCCGCTCGAAGCCGATCCGGCCGGCCGCTATCTCGGCGAGGGCGATGGACACTGGCTTGGTCGCCGGAGTCTCGACGAGGCGCGGCTTCCCGCTCATCAGGTCCCGGCCGCGCTTGGCCGCCGCCACCACCAATGTGTACTTGCTGTCCATTCTCTTTACGAGTTGGTCAAGAGACGGTTGGGTCATCTGGTCCTTGGAAACCTCCCTGTTTCAGGAACGACCGGAGCTCGTCTGGGGATCGAGAAAGGCGTGACCTCTCGGCGATGACGATGGCCTCTAAGGTCCTCAGGGCCCTTTTGAAGTCGTCGTTGAGCACCAAGTACTGATACCAGCCCGCAGCGAGAATCTCGCGGGCGGCGGCCGCCAGACGTCCCTCGATCGTCTCGCGGCTATCAGTACCCCGTGACTCCAGGCGACGACGAAGCTCTTCGGGACTTGGCGGTAGGATGAACACCGTGACGGCATCCGGGCACCGATCGACGATCTGACGGGCGCCCCTGGTGTCAATGTCACACACGATGCCCTTGCCTTGCCTCAACGCCTCCATGACCTGACTCTTGAGCGACCCGTAGTGATGCCCGTAGACGCTCGCCCATTCGAGGAACTCGTCTCGGGCGACCCGGTCGACGAAGTCCTGTTCCTTGATGAAGTGGTAGTCGACCCCGTCTTGCTCTCCCGCTCGGGGAGGGCGCGTCGTGACCGACACTGAAAACTGCAGATCCGGGATCAGTCTCCGGAGGGCCTCGACCAGCCTGCTCTTCCCCGCCCCGGACGGACCCGACACGACTAACAGTAACCCCTTCTGGCCAACCCTGAAATCCTTCATCCCCACAGACCCGACAAGCGACTACTCGACCAGGGTGTCGTCGGCGGCAGCATCGGCCTCGGAACCCGCATCGCGGCTCGAAAGTCGGTTGGCCACCGTCTCGGGTTGCACGGCAGAGAGGATGATATGGTCGGAATCGGTGATGACCACA
Above is a genomic segment from Bacillota bacterium containing:
- the priA gene encoding primosomal protein N' → MGYATVLVDVPVPAGEGLFDYAVPPSLDEAAVVGVCVRVPFRGRRAMGFVFARPTTPAVSEVREVIAVDDAYPPLTEEMRRLIDWLAQRYLCSYPDALHVIMPPGPRTRVESVIQLAVDETTASARADAVEARAPGQSRVIRALVAEGPMTIERLGEAAGVKDPTAIVKLLSGQGTVLKESVWRKGVGPLLETLYALAVSEGEAVQAAEATLRRAPKQARVLKTLADRGLPSSAAEIKTMAGVGPAVLASLVAKGLLRVERCERRRGPEVAWTDQAAASVVPTQAQGTVIKSIAEAIRNRRSERFLLHGVTGSGKTEVYLRAVEAALAGGRSAIYLVPEIALTPQAVVGFRARFGDDVAVLHSRLSNGERYDEWRRIYGGKVRVAVGARSAVFAPFRELGLIVLDEEHEGSYKQEDDPRYSARGVAEHRAEEHGAVLLLGSATPSLESYFAAAGPAPRYRLLRLTTRIGGRPLPGVSLVDMRAELAAGNKSVLSLTLREKLAERLARREQTILFLNRRGFSTFVLCRSCGYSARCPNCDVALTLHSTGPAGPELRCHYCDFVRPVPDVCPRCGSSYIRYFGAGTERIADEVKKLFPTARVARLDADAVTRKGAHAAILRSFRDGEVDVLVGTQMVAKGLDFPRVTLVGAVAADTALNLPDFRAAERTFQLLTQVAGRAGRGDPGEVVFQTYQPEHYSLLRAKEQDFEAFYAAELEVRRGLGYPPFTRLGVIIVSGVREQPVIDAAQDLADRVKAAAGEATEVLGPAPAPFARLRGRFRWQILLKSGPGADLEALLRTAQDEARHRRGAGELRVTVDIDPQDLL
- the rpoZ gene encoding DNA-directed RNA polymerase subunit omega; amino-acid sequence: MTQPSLDQLVKRMDSKYTLVVAAAKRGRDLMSGKPRLVETPATKPVSIALAEIAAGRIGFERTKAGVK
- the def gene encoding peptide deformylase; translated protein: MAEAEIRKFDDPVLREKAKPVRRVNAAVRKVLDQMSETLYAAKGIGLAAPQIGLDKAMVVIDVGDGLIELVNPRIVQAEGTATAVEGCLSLPGMSGEVPRAEKVKVEALDGSGHRKWIEGEGILARCLQHEIDHLDGILFIDKATS
- the gmk gene encoding guanylate kinase gives rise to the protein MKDFRVGQKGLLLVVSGPSGAGKSRLVEALRRLIPDLQFSVSVTTRPPRAGEQDGVDYHFIKEQDFVDRVARDEFLEWASVYGHHYGSLKSQVMEALRQGKGIVCDIDTRGARQIVDRCPDAVTVFILPPSPEELRRRLESRGTDSRETIEGRLAAAAREILAAGWYQYLVLNDDFKRALRTLEAIVIAERSRLSRSPDELRSFLKQGGFQGPDDPTVS